A genomic stretch from Camelus ferus isolate YT-003-E chromosome 17, BCGSAC_Cfer_1.0, whole genome shotgun sequence includes:
- the ACAD9 gene encoding complex I assembly factor ACAD9, mitochondrial isoform X1: protein MSGLGLLLRSAAAAARSCRALVAFAASRRPLRTGPPSRAFAKELFLGKIEKKEVFPFPEVSQDELDEINQLLGPVEKFFTEEVDSRKIDQEGKIPNETLEKLKSLGLFGLLVPEEYGGLGLSNTMYARLGEVISMDGSITVTLAAHQAIGLKGILLAGSEEQKARYLPRLASGEHVAAFCLTEPASGSDAASIQTRATLSEDKKHYVLNGSKVWITNGGLANVFTVFAKTEVVDSDGSVKDKITAFIVERDFGGVTNGKPEDKLGIRGSNTCEVHFENTRVPVGNVLGEVGGGFKVAMNVLNSGRFSMGSAVAGMLKRLIEMTAEHACTRKQFNRNLSEFGLIQEKFALMAQKTYVMESMTYLTAGMLDQPGFPDCSIEAAMVKVFSSEGAWQSVSEALQILGGTGYMKDYPYERLLRDSRILLVFEGTNEILRMYIALTGLQHAGQVLTARINELKQGNVTTVMETIGRRLQDSLGRGVDLGLTGKLGAVHPSVADGAHRLEENVYHFGRTVETLLLRFGKTIVEEQLVLKRVANVLINLFGMTAVLSRASRSIRLGLRNHDHEVLLASVFCAEAYHQNLFTLSQLDKNAPENLDEHIKKVSQQILEKRAYLCTHPLDRTS from the exons ATGAGCGGCCTCGGGCTCCTCCTGCGctctgcggcggcggcggcgcgctcCTGCCGCGCCCTGGTGGCCTTCGCAGCCAGCCGGCGCCCGCTGCGCACCGGTCCGCCGAGCCGGGCTTTCGCCAAGGAGCTCTTCCTGGGCAAAATCGAGAAG aaagaagttTTCCCGTTTCCAGAAGTAAGCCAGGATGAGCTTGATGAAATCAATCAGTTACTGGGACCTGTAGAGAAATTCTTCACTGAAGAGG TGGACTCTCGAAAAATCGACCAGGAGGGGAAAATCCCAAATGAAACTTTAGAGAAACTGAAGAGCCTGGGGCTTTTTGGGTTGCTGGTCCCAGAGGAATATG GTGGCCTGGGCCTCTCCAACACCATGTACGCACGGCTGGGGGAGGTCATCAGCATGGACGGCTCCATCACCGTGACCCTGGCCGCACATCAGGCCATCGGCCTCAAG GGGATCCTCCTGGCCGGCAGTGAGGAGCAGAAGGCCAGGTACCTGCCCAGGCTGGCGTCCGGGGAGCACGTGGCTGCCTTCTGCCTGACGGAGCCCGCCAG CGGGAGTGACGCTGCCTCCATCCAGACCAGGGCGACGTTAAGTGAAGACAAGAAACACTATGTCCTCAACGGCTCCAAG GTCTGGATCACCAATGGAGGGCTGGCCAATGTTTTTACTGTGTTTGCCAAGACCGAGGTGGTTGATTCCGATGGTTCAGTGAAGGACAAGATCACGGCGTTCATAGTAGAGAGAGACTTCGGTGGAGTCACCAACGGGAAACCTGAAGACAAGTTAGGGATCCGAGGCTCCAACA CTTGCGAGGTCCACTTTGAGAACACCAGGGTGCCCGTCGGAAACGTCCTCGGAGAAGTTGGAGGTGGCTTTAAG GTGGCCATGAACGTCCTCAACAGTGGGCGGTTCAGCATGGGCAGTGCCGTGGCCGGGATGCTCAAGAGACTGATCG AAATGACTGCGGAGCACGCCTGCACCAGGAAACAGTTCAACAGGAACCTCAGCGAGTTCGGATTAATTCAG GAGAAGTTTGCCCTGATGGCTCAGAAGACTTATGTGATGGAAAGTATGACCTACCTGACCGCGGGGATGCTGGACCAGCCAGGCTTTCCCGACTGCTCCATCGAGGCCGCCATGGTGAAG GTGTTCAGCTCCGAGGGCGCGTGGCAGAGCGTGAGTGAGGCGCTGCAGATCCTCGGGGGCACGGGCTACATGAAGGACTATCCCTACGAGCGCCTTCTGCGTGACAGCCGCATCCTGCTCGTCTTCGAG GGAACCAATGAGATCCTCCGGATGTACATTGCCCTGACGGGCCTGCAGCACGCTGGCCAAGTCCTGACTGCAAGGATCAA TGAGCTTAAACAGGGCAACGTGACCACTGTCATGGAGACCATTGGCCGGAGGCTTCAGGACTCCCTGGGCCGAGGTGTGGACCTGGGGCTGACCGGAAAGCTCGGAGCCGTGCACCCCAGTGTTGCG GACGGCGCCCACAGGCTCGAGGAGAACGTGTACCACTTTGGCCGCACCGTGGAGACACTGCTGCTTCGCTTTGGCAAG ACCATCGTGGAGGAGCAGCTGGTCTTGAAGCGAGTGGCCAACGTCCTCATCAACCTGTTCGGCATGACGGCCGTGCTGTCGCGGGCCAGCCGCTCCATCCGCCTGGGTCTCCGGAACCACGACCACGAG GTTCTGTTGGCCAGCGTCTTCTGCGCGGAGGCTTATCACCAGAATCTCTTCACCCTGTCTCAGCTGGACAAGA atGCTCCAGAAAACCTAGATGAACACATCAAGAAGGTGTCCCAGCAGATCCTGGAGAAGCGAGCCTACCTCTGCACCCACCCTCTGGACCGGACGTCCTGA
- the ACAD9 gene encoding complex I assembly factor ACAD9, mitochondrial isoform X2 — MSGLGLLLRSAAAAARSCRALVAFAASRRPLRTGPPSRAFAKELFLGKIEKKEVFPFPEVSQDELDEINQLLGPVEKFFTEEGGLGLSNTMYARLGEVISMDGSITVTLAAHQAIGLKGILLAGSEEQKARYLPRLASGEHVAAFCLTEPASGSDAASIQTRATLSEDKKHYVLNGSKVWITNGGLANVFTVFAKTEVVDSDGSVKDKITAFIVERDFGGVTNGKPEDKLGIRGSNTCEVHFENTRVPVGNVLGEVGGGFKVAMNVLNSGRFSMGSAVAGMLKRLIEMTAEHACTRKQFNRNLSEFGLIQEKFALMAQKTYVMESMTYLTAGMLDQPGFPDCSIEAAMVKVFSSEGAWQSVSEALQILGGTGYMKDYPYERLLRDSRILLVFEGTNEILRMYIALTGLQHAGQVLTARINELKQGNVTTVMETIGRRLQDSLGRGVDLGLTGKLGAVHPSVADGAHRLEENVYHFGRTVETLLLRFGKTIVEEQLVLKRVANVLINLFGMTAVLSRASRSIRLGLRNHDHEVLLASVFCAEAYHQNLFTLSQLDKNAPENLDEHIKKVSQQILEKRAYLCTHPLDRTS, encoded by the exons ATGAGCGGCCTCGGGCTCCTCCTGCGctctgcggcggcggcggcgcgctcCTGCCGCGCCCTGGTGGCCTTCGCAGCCAGCCGGCGCCCGCTGCGCACCGGTCCGCCGAGCCGGGCTTTCGCCAAGGAGCTCTTCCTGGGCAAAATCGAGAAG aaagaagttTTCCCGTTTCCAGAAGTAAGCCAGGATGAGCTTGATGAAATCAATCAGTTACTGGGACCTGTAGAGAAATTCTTCACTGAAGAGG GTGGCCTGGGCCTCTCCAACACCATGTACGCACGGCTGGGGGAGGTCATCAGCATGGACGGCTCCATCACCGTGACCCTGGCCGCACATCAGGCCATCGGCCTCAAG GGGATCCTCCTGGCCGGCAGTGAGGAGCAGAAGGCCAGGTACCTGCCCAGGCTGGCGTCCGGGGAGCACGTGGCTGCCTTCTGCCTGACGGAGCCCGCCAG CGGGAGTGACGCTGCCTCCATCCAGACCAGGGCGACGTTAAGTGAAGACAAGAAACACTATGTCCTCAACGGCTCCAAG GTCTGGATCACCAATGGAGGGCTGGCCAATGTTTTTACTGTGTTTGCCAAGACCGAGGTGGTTGATTCCGATGGTTCAGTGAAGGACAAGATCACGGCGTTCATAGTAGAGAGAGACTTCGGTGGAGTCACCAACGGGAAACCTGAAGACAAGTTAGGGATCCGAGGCTCCAACA CTTGCGAGGTCCACTTTGAGAACACCAGGGTGCCCGTCGGAAACGTCCTCGGAGAAGTTGGAGGTGGCTTTAAG GTGGCCATGAACGTCCTCAACAGTGGGCGGTTCAGCATGGGCAGTGCCGTGGCCGGGATGCTCAAGAGACTGATCG AAATGACTGCGGAGCACGCCTGCACCAGGAAACAGTTCAACAGGAACCTCAGCGAGTTCGGATTAATTCAG GAGAAGTTTGCCCTGATGGCTCAGAAGACTTATGTGATGGAAAGTATGACCTACCTGACCGCGGGGATGCTGGACCAGCCAGGCTTTCCCGACTGCTCCATCGAGGCCGCCATGGTGAAG GTGTTCAGCTCCGAGGGCGCGTGGCAGAGCGTGAGTGAGGCGCTGCAGATCCTCGGGGGCACGGGCTACATGAAGGACTATCCCTACGAGCGCCTTCTGCGTGACAGCCGCATCCTGCTCGTCTTCGAG GGAACCAATGAGATCCTCCGGATGTACATTGCCCTGACGGGCCTGCAGCACGCTGGCCAAGTCCTGACTGCAAGGATCAA TGAGCTTAAACAGGGCAACGTGACCACTGTCATGGAGACCATTGGCCGGAGGCTTCAGGACTCCCTGGGCCGAGGTGTGGACCTGGGGCTGACCGGAAAGCTCGGAGCCGTGCACCCCAGTGTTGCG GACGGCGCCCACAGGCTCGAGGAGAACGTGTACCACTTTGGCCGCACCGTGGAGACACTGCTGCTTCGCTTTGGCAAG ACCATCGTGGAGGAGCAGCTGGTCTTGAAGCGAGTGGCCAACGTCCTCATCAACCTGTTCGGCATGACGGCCGTGCTGTCGCGGGCCAGCCGCTCCATCCGCCTGGGTCTCCGGAACCACGACCACGAG GTTCTGTTGGCCAGCGTCTTCTGCGCGGAGGCTTATCACCAGAATCTCTTCACCCTGTCTCAGCTGGACAAGA atGCTCCAGAAAACCTAGATGAACACATCAAGAAGGTGTCCCAGCAGATCCTGGAGAAGCGAGCCTACCTCTGCACCCACCCTCTGGACCGGACGTCCTGA
- the ACAD9 gene encoding complex I assembly factor ACAD9, mitochondrial isoform X3 — MYARLGEVISMDGSITVTLAAHQAIGLKGILLAGSEEQKARYLPRLASGEHVAAFCLTEPASGSDAASIQTRATLSEDKKHYVLNGSKVWITNGGLANVFTVFAKTEVVDSDGSVKDKITAFIVERDFGGVTNGKPEDKLGIRGSNTCEVHFENTRVPVGNVLGEVGGGFKVAMNVLNSGRFSMGSAVAGMLKRLIEMTAEHACTRKQFNRNLSEFGLIQEKFALMAQKTYVMESMTYLTAGMLDQPGFPDCSIEAAMVKVFSSEGAWQSVSEALQILGGTGYMKDYPYERLLRDSRILLVFEGTNEILRMYIALTGLQHAGQVLTARINELKQGNVTTVMETIGRRLQDSLGRGVDLGLTGKLGAVHPSVADGAHRLEENVYHFGRTVETLLLRFGKTIVEEQLVLKRVANVLINLFGMTAVLSRASRSIRLGLRNHDHEVLLASVFCAEAYHQNLFTLSQLDKNAPENLDEHIKKVSQQILEKRAYLCTHPLDRTS; from the exons ATGTACGCACGGCTGGGGGAGGTCATCAGCATGGACGGCTCCATCACCGTGACCCTGGCCGCACATCAGGCCATCGGCCTCAAG GGGATCCTCCTGGCCGGCAGTGAGGAGCAGAAGGCCAGGTACCTGCCCAGGCTGGCGTCCGGGGAGCACGTGGCTGCCTTCTGCCTGACGGAGCCCGCCAG CGGGAGTGACGCTGCCTCCATCCAGACCAGGGCGACGTTAAGTGAAGACAAGAAACACTATGTCCTCAACGGCTCCAAG GTCTGGATCACCAATGGAGGGCTGGCCAATGTTTTTACTGTGTTTGCCAAGACCGAGGTGGTTGATTCCGATGGTTCAGTGAAGGACAAGATCACGGCGTTCATAGTAGAGAGAGACTTCGGTGGAGTCACCAACGGGAAACCTGAAGACAAGTTAGGGATCCGAGGCTCCAACA CTTGCGAGGTCCACTTTGAGAACACCAGGGTGCCCGTCGGAAACGTCCTCGGAGAAGTTGGAGGTGGCTTTAAG GTGGCCATGAACGTCCTCAACAGTGGGCGGTTCAGCATGGGCAGTGCCGTGGCCGGGATGCTCAAGAGACTGATCG AAATGACTGCGGAGCACGCCTGCACCAGGAAACAGTTCAACAGGAACCTCAGCGAGTTCGGATTAATTCAG GAGAAGTTTGCCCTGATGGCTCAGAAGACTTATGTGATGGAAAGTATGACCTACCTGACCGCGGGGATGCTGGACCAGCCAGGCTTTCCCGACTGCTCCATCGAGGCCGCCATGGTGAAG GTGTTCAGCTCCGAGGGCGCGTGGCAGAGCGTGAGTGAGGCGCTGCAGATCCTCGGGGGCACGGGCTACATGAAGGACTATCCCTACGAGCGCCTTCTGCGTGACAGCCGCATCCTGCTCGTCTTCGAG GGAACCAATGAGATCCTCCGGATGTACATTGCCCTGACGGGCCTGCAGCACGCTGGCCAAGTCCTGACTGCAAGGATCAA TGAGCTTAAACAGGGCAACGTGACCACTGTCATGGAGACCATTGGCCGGAGGCTTCAGGACTCCCTGGGCCGAGGTGTGGACCTGGGGCTGACCGGAAAGCTCGGAGCCGTGCACCCCAGTGTTGCG GACGGCGCCCACAGGCTCGAGGAGAACGTGTACCACTTTGGCCGCACCGTGGAGACACTGCTGCTTCGCTTTGGCAAG ACCATCGTGGAGGAGCAGCTGGTCTTGAAGCGAGTGGCCAACGTCCTCATCAACCTGTTCGGCATGACGGCCGTGCTGTCGCGGGCCAGCCGCTCCATCCGCCTGGGTCTCCGGAACCACGACCACGAG GTTCTGTTGGCCAGCGTCTTCTGCGCGGAGGCTTATCACCAGAATCTCTTCACCCTGTCTCAGCTGGACAAGA atGCTCCAGAAAACCTAGATGAACACATCAAGAAGGTGTCCCAGCAGATCCTGGAGAAGCGAGCCTACCTCTGCACCCACCCTCTGGACCGGACGTCCTGA